In Streptomyces sp. P3, one DNA window encodes the following:
- a CDS encoding MFS transporter — MSGVGDVVCTPAEVKHARYAVAAVFTVHGAVTGSFATRVPWIQDHAGVSTGQLGFALAFTAFGAACAMPLAGSVTHRFGSRTAMRGLLALWTLSLLLPALAPNLLTLCLAMFAYGAAAGMADVAMNALGVEVERLLHRSVMSGLHGMWSAGALIGSAGGTLAAHLGADARVHHALAAAVLTVLGLLACRWVLDIRPAAGEDPPPRFALPPRSALLIGAVGFCAVFAEGASLDWSAVYLRDRLESSAGLAAACTTGFMLTMAVARIAGDAVVNRFGAVRTVRAGGVLAALGGLLIVVAGRPAVAIGGFALMGLGIAVVVPLCFAAAGHSGPNATQAIAGVATITYTSGLIAPSLIGGVAQATSLTASFVVVTVLACGLVAFAGVLRGGERTGGEVGPPTAAVPGPRP; from the coding sequence ATGAGCGGAGTGGGCGACGTGGTCTGCACACCGGCGGAGGTGAAGCACGCCCGGTACGCCGTGGCGGCCGTGTTCACCGTGCACGGCGCCGTCACCGGGTCCTTCGCCACCCGGGTGCCCTGGATCCAGGACCACGCCGGCGTCTCCACCGGCCAGCTCGGGTTCGCCCTGGCCTTCACCGCGTTCGGCGCGGCCTGCGCGATGCCGCTGGCGGGCTCGGTCACCCATCGCTTCGGCAGCCGTACGGCCATGCGCGGGCTGCTCGCGCTGTGGACGCTGTCGCTCCTCCTGCCCGCTCTCGCCCCGAACCTGCTGACGCTGTGCCTGGCGATGTTCGCCTACGGCGCGGCCGCCGGCATGGCGGACGTCGCGATGAACGCCCTCGGGGTGGAGGTGGAGCGGCTGCTCCACAGATCGGTCATGTCCGGGCTGCACGGCATGTGGAGCGCGGGCGCCCTGATCGGCTCGGCCGGCGGAACACTCGCCGCCCACCTCGGCGCGGACGCCCGCGTGCACCACGCCCTGGCCGCGGCGGTTCTCACCGTGCTCGGACTGCTGGCCTGCCGGTGGGTACTGGACATCCGGCCTGCGGCGGGCGAGGACCCGCCCCCGCGGTTCGCGCTGCCACCCCGCTCGGCGCTGCTGATCGGCGCCGTCGGCTTCTGCGCGGTGTTCGCGGAGGGCGCGAGCCTGGACTGGTCGGCGGTGTACCTGCGCGACCGGCTCGAGTCGTCGGCCGGGCTCGCGGCGGCCTGCACGACCGGCTTCATGCTCACGATGGCGGTGGCACGGATCGCGGGAGACGCGGTGGTCAACCGGTTCGGCGCGGTGCGCACGGTACGGGCGGGCGGGGTGCTGGCCGCGCTCGGCGGGCTGCTGATCGTCGTCGCCGGTCGTCCGGCGGTGGCGATCGGCGGGTTCGCACTGATGGGGCTCGGCATCGCGGTCGTCGTGCCGCTGTGCTTCGCCGCGGCCGGCCACAGCGGCCCGAACGCCACTCAGGCCATCGCGGGCGTCGCGACGATCACGTACACCTCCGGACTGATCGCCCCGAGCCTGATCGGCGGGGTGGCTCAGGCGACCAGCCTCACGGCGTCGTTCGTCGTGGTGACCGTGCTGGCGTGCGGGCTGGTGGCCTTCGCGGGCGTGCTGCGCGGCGGAGAGCGGACGGGCGGGGAGGTCGGTCCGCCGACCGCAGCAGTGCCCGGCCCCCGGCCCTGA
- a CDS encoding DUF5995 family protein translates to MPQLEQFTAPVDAGVGPAGPSLDGVLARMRALDAGLPARDGVAVFNRVYLAVTEEVGRRIDRGRFPDPQAAITLDVRFAERYLDAVDPATGDRRPPACWRPLLQFRRHPGVRPLQFALAGINAHIGHDLALAVVDACRSLGCEPAELEDEFDRVGDLLVSLEERLREELMPGPDLLQIADPLTHLLGAWSLERARDATWTAARALWALRRLPDVAVEFTERLDTAVGFAGRMMLTPL, encoded by the coding sequence ATGCCGCAATTGGAACAGTTCACCGCTCCCGTCGACGCGGGGGTCGGCCCGGCCGGCCCGAGCCTCGACGGCGTGCTCGCCCGGATGCGCGCCCTCGACGCGGGCCTGCCCGCGCGCGACGGGGTCGCGGTCTTCAACCGCGTCTACCTCGCGGTGACCGAGGAGGTCGGCCGGCGCATCGACCGGGGCCGCTTCCCCGACCCGCAGGCCGCGATCACGCTGGACGTACGGTTCGCCGAGCGTTACCTGGACGCGGTGGATCCGGCGACCGGCGACCGGCGTCCGCCCGCCTGCTGGCGCCCGCTGCTGCAGTTCCGCCGCCACCCCGGCGTACGCCCGCTGCAGTTCGCGCTCGCGGGCATCAACGCGCACATCGGGCACGACCTCGCGCTCGCCGTCGTGGACGCCTGCCGTAGCCTCGGCTGCGAACCGGCCGAGCTGGAGGACGAGTTCGACCGCGTGGGCGATCTCCTCGTCTCGCTGGAGGAGCGACTCCGCGAAGAGCTGATGCCGGGCCCCGATCTGCTGCAGATCGCCGATCCGCTCACCCATCTGCTCGGGGCCTGGAGCCTGGAACGCGCCCGGGACGCCACCTGGACGGCGGCCCGGGCGCTGTGGGCGCTGCGCCGGCTCCCCGACGTGGCCGTGGAGTTCACCGAGCGGCTCGACACGGCCGTCGGCTTCGCGGGACGGATGATGCTCACCCCGCTGTGA
- a CDS encoding NAD(P)/FAD-dependent oxidoreductase — translation MTSTVPNAVEHADEQQPPITMFGPDFPYAYDDFLAHPAGLGQIPATEHGAEVAVIGGGLSGIVAAYELMKMGLKPVVYEADRIGGRLRTVGFEGCDPSLTAEMGAMRFPPSSTALQHYIDLVGLETRPFPNPLAEATPSTVVDLKGESHYAETIDDLPQVYRDVAAAWSACIEEGADFSDMNRAMRERDVTRIREIWAKLVEKLDNQTFYGFLCDSEAFKSFRHREIFGQVGFGTGGWDTDFPNSILEILRVVYTEADDHHRGIVGGSQQLPLRLWEREPEKIVHWPYGTSLSSLHQGGEPRPAVTRLHRTAGDRITVTDADGDIRTYRAAVFTAQSWMLLSKIACDDSLFPIDHWTAIERTHYMESSKLFVPVDRPFWLDKDETTGRDVMSMTLTDRMTRGTYLLDDGPDRPAVICLSYTWCDDSLKWLPLSANERMEVMLKSLGEIYPKVDIRKHVIGNPVTVSWENEPYFMGAFKANLPGHYRYQRRLFTHFMQDRLPEDKRGVFLAGDDISWTAGWAEGAVQTALNAVWGVMHHFGGATDATNPGPGDVYDEIAPVELPED, via the coding sequence ATGACGTCCACCGTGCCCAACGCCGTCGAGCACGCAGACGAGCAGCAGCCGCCGATCACCATGTTCGGTCCGGACTTCCCGTACGCCTACGACGACTTCCTCGCACATCCGGCGGGCCTCGGCCAGATCCCGGCGACCGAGCACGGCGCCGAGGTCGCCGTCATCGGCGGCGGGCTGTCCGGCATCGTGGCCGCGTACGAGCTGATGAAGATGGGGCTCAAGCCGGTCGTCTACGAGGCCGACCGGATCGGCGGACGACTGCGCACCGTCGGCTTCGAGGGCTGCGACCCCTCCCTGACCGCCGAGATGGGCGCGATGCGTTTCCCGCCGTCCTCCACGGCGCTCCAGCACTACATCGACCTGGTGGGGCTGGAGACCCGGCCGTTCCCCAACCCCCTCGCGGAGGCCACCCCTTCGACGGTCGTCGACCTCAAGGGCGAGTCGCACTACGCAGAGACGATCGACGACCTGCCGCAGGTCTACCGCGACGTCGCCGCGGCCTGGAGCGCGTGCATCGAGGAGGGCGCCGACTTCTCCGACATGAACCGGGCCATGCGCGAGCGGGACGTGACGCGCATCCGCGAGATCTGGGCGAAGCTCGTCGAGAAGCTCGACAACCAGACCTTCTACGGATTCCTCTGCGACTCCGAGGCGTTCAAGTCCTTCCGCCACCGGGAGATCTTCGGCCAGGTCGGCTTCGGCACCGGCGGCTGGGACACCGACTTCCCGAACTCCATCCTGGAGATCCTGCGCGTCGTCTACACCGAGGCCGACGACCACCACCGCGGCATCGTCGGCGGCTCCCAGCAACTGCCGCTGCGCCTGTGGGAACGCGAACCGGAGAAGATCGTCCACTGGCCGTACGGCACCTCGCTCAGCTCGCTGCACCAGGGCGGCGAGCCGCGACCCGCCGTGACCCGGCTGCACCGCACCGCGGGCGACCGGATCACCGTGACCGACGCCGACGGCGACATCCGCACGTACCGGGCCGCGGTCTTCACCGCCCAGTCCTGGATGCTGCTGTCGAAGATCGCCTGTGACGACTCGCTCTTCCCGATCGACCACTGGACCGCGATCGAGCGCACCCACTACATGGAGTCCAGCAAGCTGTTCGTACCCGTCGACCGGCCGTTCTGGCTCGACAAGGACGAGACCACCGGCCGGGACGTCATGTCGATGACCCTCACCGACCGCATGACGCGCGGGACGTACCTGCTCGACGACGGCCCCGACAGGCCCGCCGTCATCTGCCTCTCGTACACCTGGTGCGACGACAGCCTGAAGTGGCTGCCGCTGTCCGCGAACGAGCGGATGGAGGTCATGCTGAAGTCGCTCGGCGAGATCTACCCGAAGGTCGACATCAGGAAGCACGTCATCGGCAACCCGGTGACGGTGTCCTGGGAGAACGAGCCCTACTTCATGGGCGCCTTCAAGGCCAACCTGCCCGGCCACTACCGCTACCAGCGGCGACTGTTCACCCACTTCATGCAGGACCGGCTGCCCGAGGACAAGCGGGGCGTCTTCCTCGCCGGCGACGACATCTCCTGGACGGCCGGCTGGGCCGAGGGCGCCGTGCAGACCGCGCTCAACGCGGTCTGGGGCGTCATGCACCACTTCGGCGGGGCGACCGACGCCACCAACCCGGGCCCGGGCGACGTGTACGACGAGATCGCACCCGTGGAGCTCCCGGAGGACTGA
- a CDS encoding glycoside hydrolase family 6 protein, with protein sequence MVAVASAVVALGAAAGMVTALGDGGDRGHGRDTAGARPRAGATPRSPSPPPSPSASAAPSTAPPAATPAPSADRRAVREPRAVAASTGLYRHSESQVLDWVRAHPADPRTPVIESRIANRPAAVWFADYAPGTIAARVRAVTSGAAAQGRVPVLVAYAIPDRDCGGASEGGAPDTDAYAGWIDRFAAGLGSRDVVVVLEPDSIAQADCLDAGARADRFAALARAGRVLKAANPSARVYYDAGHSHWNPPAEQAALLKQAGAASTASSDGIFSNVSNFRGTADEAAYVRRVLDALGGPAGLGAVIDTSRNGNGAPADGQWCDPDGRRIGRAPTFDTGQARIDAYLWVKLPGESDGCKGAAGEFSPAYAYELASS encoded by the coding sequence GTGGTCGCCGTCGCCTCGGCCGTGGTCGCCCTCGGCGCCGCGGCCGGGATGGTGACCGCGCTCGGCGACGGTGGCGATCGAGGCCATGGCCGTGACACCGCCGGCGCCCGGCCGCGTGCCGGGGCGACGCCGCGGTCCCCCTCCCCGCCGCCCTCCCCGTCCGCCTCCGCGGCGCCCTCCACCGCGCCGCCCGCCGCGACGCCGGCTCCCTCGGCCGACCGCCGAGCCGTGCGCGAGCCCCGGGCGGTGGCCGCGTCCACCGGCCTGTACCGCCACTCCGAGTCCCAGGTCCTCGACTGGGTCCGCGCCCACCCGGCGGACCCGCGCACCCCCGTCATCGAGTCCCGGATCGCGAACCGGCCGGCCGCGGTCTGGTTCGCCGACTACGCGCCCGGCACGATCGCCGCACGGGTCCGCGCGGTCACCTCGGGTGCCGCCGCCCAGGGCCGGGTCCCCGTCCTCGTGGCGTACGCGATCCCCGACCGCGACTGCGGCGGCGCCTCCGAGGGCGGAGCGCCCGACACCGACGCCTACGCCGGCTGGATCGACCGGTTCGCCGCCGGGCTCGGCTCCCGCGACGTGGTCGTCGTCCTGGAGCCGGACTCGATCGCCCAGGCCGACTGTCTCGACGCGGGCGCGCGGGCCGACCGCTTCGCCGCCCTGGCCCGCGCGGGACGTGTGCTGAAGGCGGCGAACCCGTCGGCCCGTGTCTACTACGACGCCGGCCACTCCCACTGGAACCCGCCGGCGGAGCAGGCCGCGCTGCTGAAGCAGGCCGGTGCCGCCTCCACCGCGTCCTCCGACGGGATCTTCAGCAACGTGTCCAACTTCCGCGGCACCGCCGACGAGGCCGCCTACGTGCGCCGGGTGCTGGACGCGCTGGGCGGTCCGGCGGGCCTGGGCGCGGTCATCGACACGAGCCGCAACGGCAACGGCGCGCCGGCCGACGGCCAGTGGTGCGACCCGGACGGCCGCAGGATCGGCAGGGCGCCCACCTTCGACACCGGGCAGGCCCGGATCGACGCCTATCTGTGGGTGAAGCTGCCGGGGGAGTCGGACGGCTGCAAGGGGGCGGCGGGCGAGTTCAGCCCTGCGTACGCCTATGAGCTGGCGTCGTCGTAA